A genomic window from Fusarium falciforme chromosome 2, complete sequence includes:
- a CDS encoding Sister chromatid cohesion protein, translating into MNNMQPNSHGGPQNGLFAHQGTTNPNPSISRPFTLQESLPYSPQTSTIPFISDIIPDPTLGSGSVSLPLSDLFQAQEFNTLNREIAGQPHMPRNVKQVVDHVLQDIKPGQRTRYKFCAVSRTSSAPPTGKGLIDDLSPISKTIVEKVGIGSYYKASKSTVPESKQPNGHPKGHPTPKLAHTSLNAPTTPQPSHPAQSSQAHRSNSVRIEVAIPSKRQFDPSAYVDVSNLTQQEVPAPVQSRHLHQAQQYPQQMQTQPQLSAKPLQPTPEAGQNPAFRIELPITNINHDEYLEVEERPDDPHHLSVRKGNQQEYSDSQDLIGESLDQRQRSEAALDTLDKLVRSVFTSVHRVLSMEPGYDHIVSVSQDQEVAMTASTQQKMHGAIQKTISLRCFDRVPVEHLMQIMKLSEASLKQVEDWEMRVDDSWSEDEVNTWVQQLADVETMLKSARTCLRILSGGRDDKQLYSETVIQRSVDIFRKVTEDIVMLLVELRPSGSAATAFKAFSKNKKPIATIFLGCQKLFALLAELVTKIELSDTVINSLEFTASRLIFMDNAYFEKDSVVGVQKFDGLRSVAMDMLCQIFLIKPQQRQGIIDEILTSLEKLPVGKQSARQFKLSDGGSIQPVSALIMRLVQASSGRVNNSNERNRNKLMRNINGEEEEEEDDDENLPPESKRFVSSIKSEEQGARQHAVSIKDLETSVAPLLDTAQRNASYVINFMVSRAISSTKSGDSPYRNLLDLFVEDFTTCLDLPDWPSAELLLRLLVFMMVQQFEGPKTAAPAKNMALELLGGCSAAISRLRSHVKRLVSSSEGNDADDLSRYLADLATQAREQRTRVEQIVAWAGPYRATLESLQGRCHDDPHLLSAISFLVTGWASQVHNGYDSYQEGDDERDEELGRLGYRLRMMIEDRRWLVNEYTFKSVSANQAKLAYSIILLRSPFCEAYDKILNILLRSMGTDQATVRSKSLKSVNQVLETDPSILDVNSNVLNKILECAGDTSTQVRDSALGLLGNCMTMRPALEDTLTEVVVNRFQDSGVGVRKRAMKLARDIYLRNHSRALRSLIANGLLRRVHDPDESVCDLARQVIEEVWFAPFYRDDGTAVYQTSLTEHVSLVIQTVNSGMLSETLDKVFRSILRPKDKSLQGPFSVCSKLVANMFGLIDNLDSDDSTVPSGRDALNVLTIFANADPKLFNFEQIRLLKPHLASFAKPEELTAFRSVTVIYRRVLPTLSTVHSDFLLEVRKLLLGAVGKLNLRAPLDDLIACTLVVCELLNVFEPLANAMASSLAGLQRLRSMGKLDEKTSLYLNAYCLVIGMIAKHCDLDNCPGPFKKKFPKWPGGSVARLAIDTLAPFTAPSQPLDSRRPALDAIGLACQSWPRNYVIPKVYTAFQQVFDEQVPSLENAILRSFREFLIIEEKRSETAGQAPSGKKKELTVMGGTSYDDVASATTQRFLKDITRIALSSQDEHAFLAMEVLGSINRQGLTHPKETGVTLITLETSSNRKIAELAWEEHRSLHEKHETVLEREYVKAVQSAFAYQRDVVGEPHGATTNPFQSKLHYLMETLKISKMKNRQRFLDKLCGQVDFELAKLDMSGDIPTQMVYARFIIENLAYFEYQTMGELQTTVNAMEKILTSTGAPVAQAIESEVFNVRMDVDQPPSAPDGPPGFSTADSISVSAPVDGQPSVPPAPAFALTVEPVRLRQLTTAAIILLSMWEVRTFIRRLFGMGLKRQDTKVKALAKDLNKSPVKVQGLHGDKVWDEIESLMKGLQDQEHMIKTCSAFVELLNVDKDLKVAEDAGEMDLEPATPSADEDEEGDVMADRGRKRKGGSTPGGRKKRARSSSQPRKRGRPRKNRESVEHDVEADLDGDWF; encoded by the exons AGCCAAATAGCCATGGCGGCCCCCAAAATGGGCTGTTTGCCCATCAGGGGACTACGAACCCCAATCCTTCCATCTCGCGCCCGTTCACGCTACAGGAGTCGCTTCCTTATTCACCACAGACCTCGACTATCCCATTCATTTCCG ATATAATCCCCGATCCGACTCTGGGCTCAGGCTCTGTCTCGTTACCCTTATCCGACTTGTTCCAAGCCCAAGAGTTCAACACCCTGAACAGAGAGATCGCTGGGCAGCCCCATATGCCGCGAAACGTCAAACAAGTCGTCGACCATGTTCTGCAGGACATTAAGCCAGGCCAGAGAACTCGCTA CAAGTTTTGCGCCGTCTCGAGAACGTCCTCAGCTCCGCCAACCGGCAAGGGCCTGATCGATGACCTGTCGCCGATTTCGAAGACGATCGTTGAGAAAGTAGGCATAGGATCCTATTACAAAGCGTCAAAGTCGACCGTACCCGAATCGAAGCAACCGAACGGACATCCGAAAGGCCATCCGACCCCCAAACTGGCTCATACCTCACTTAACGCGCCGACTACTCCTCAACCCTCGCACCCAGCTCAAAGCTCTCAGGCCCATAGGTCCAACTCCGTTAGGATCGAGGTTGCCATACCGTCTAAGAGACAGTTCGATCCATCCGCGTACGTTGATGTCAGCAACCTCACCCAGCAAGAGGTTCCCGCTCCTGTTCAGTCGCGACATCTGCATCAAGCACAACAGTACCCGCAGCAGATGCAAACGCAACCACAGCTGTCGGCTAAACCACTTCAGCCCACCCCTGAAGCTGGTCAGAACCCAGCATTCCGTATCGAACTTCCCATCACGAATATCAATCATGATGAGTATCTCGAAGTGGAGGAGCGACCAGACGATCCGCATCATCTATCGGTGCGGAAGGGAAACCAACAAGAGTACTCCGACAGCCAAGATCTAATTGGCGAGAGTCTTGACCAGCGTCAACGGAGCGAGGCGGCATTGGACACGCTCGACAAGCTTGTCCGTTCAGTCTTCACCTCGGTGCATAGAGTGCTTTCGATGGAACCCGGCTATGATCATATCGTCTCGGTGTCTCAAGATCAAGAGGTCGCTATGACCGCCTCTACGCAACAGAAGATGCATGGCGCAATTCAAAAGACCATCTCTCTGAGGTGCTTTGACCGCGTTCCGGTCGAGCATTTGATGCAGATTATGAAGCTGAGTGAAGCGAGCTTGAAGCAGGTCGAAGACTGGGAAATGCGAGTTGACGATAGTTGGTCCGAGGACGAGGTCAACACCTGGGTGCAACAGCTTGCAGATGTGGAGACGATGTTGAAGTCGGCTCGAACATGCCTTCGCATCCTCTCGGGGGGCAGAGACGACAAGCAACTCTACTCGGAGACCGTCATTCAACGCAGTGTCGACATTTTCAGAAAGGTCACAGAAGACATTGTGATGCTGTTGGTGGAGCTCCGTCCATCTGGCTCTGCTGCAACTGCCTTCAAGGCCTtttccaagaacaagaaaccCATTGCGACCATCTTCTTGGGTTGCCAGAAGCTCTTCGCCTTGCTGGCAGAGCTCGTCACAAAGATTGAGCTTTCAGACACCGTCATCAATTCGCTTGAGTTCACTGCATCACGACTTATCTTTATGGACAACGCCTATTTCGAAAAGGATTCCGTTGTTGGTGTTCAGAAATTCGACGGACTACGCTCCGTGGCGATGGACATGCTCTGCCAAATCTTTCTGATCAAGCCCCAGCAGCGCCAAGGCATCATTGACGAGATTCTTACTTCTCTTGAGAAGTTGCCGGTCGGCAAGCAGAGTGCTCGGCAGTTCAAGCTTTCTGATGGAGGCAGTATTCAGCCAGTCTCGGCTCTGATCATGAGATTGGTTCAAGCCAGCTCGGGGCGAGTAAACAACAGCAACGAGCGCAATCGCAACAAGTTGATGCGAAACATCaatggcgaggaagaagaagaagaagatgacgacgagaatcTTCCTCCTGAAAGCAAACGCTTCGTGTCCTCGATTAAAAGTGAGGAGCAAGGCGCGAGACAGCATGCGGTCTCTATTAAAGATCTCGAGACTTCGGTTGCTCCGCTCCTGGACACTGCGCAGCGCAACGCAAGCTACGTGATCAACTTTATGGTTTCGCGTGCCATCAGCTCCACCAAGTCGGGCGATTCCCCCTATCGAAACTTGCTTGATCTCTTTGTCGAGGACTTCACCACCTGCCTCGACCTGCCTGATTGGCCGTCagctgagcttcttcttcgtcttttGGTATTCATGATGGTGCAGCAATTTGAAGGCCCAAAAACGGCAGCCCCAGCAAAGAACATGGCTTTGGAGTTGTTGGGTGGCTGCAGTGCCGCAATCTCTCGACTTCGATCTCACGTCAAGAGATTGGTAAGCTCTTCCGAAGGCAATGACGCGGATGACCTATCTCGCTATCTTGCCGATCTTGCGACTCAAGCCAGGGAGCAGAGGACCAGGGTGGAGCAAATTGTCGCTTGGGCCGGTCCCTACCGAGCAACCCTCGAATCCCTTCAGGGTCGGTGCCACGATGATCCTCACCTGCTGAGTGCCATCTCGTTTCTGGTTACAGGTTGGGCATCCCAAGTTCACAACGGTTACGACTCATACCAAGAGGGCGACGATGAGCGAGATGAGGAACTCGGGCGCCTGGGGTACAGACTGAGAATGATGATCGAGGATCGTCGCTGGCTTGTCAACGAGTACACCTTCAAGTCAGTCTCAGCGAACCAGGCCAAGCTCGCCTACTCGATCATTTTGCTACGATCGCCATTCTGCGAGGCCTATGACAAGATCCTCAACATTCTACTCCGTTCGATGGGAACCGATCAAGCCACAGTGCGGAGCAAGAGTTTGAAGAGTGTCAACCAGGTGCTCGAGACAGATCCGTCCATCCTGGACGTTAATTCAAACGTTCTCAACAAGATTTTGGAGTGTGCTGGCGACACGTCAACACAAGTTCGAGACTCTGCCCTCGGCTTGCTTGGCAACTGCATGACCATGCGGCCTGCCCTTGAAGACACTTTGACAGAGGTAGTTGTCAACCGCTTTCAAGACTCCGGCGTCGGTGTGAGGAAGCGCGCCATGAAGCTTGCCCGTGATATCTATCTTCGCAATCACAGCAGGGCTCTACGAAGCTTGATTGCAAACGGCTTGCTCCGCCGAGTGCACGATCCTGATGAAAGCGTGTGCGATCTTGCCCGTCAAGTTATCGAAGAGGTTTGGTTTGCCCCCTTTTATCGAGACGATGGGACCGCTGTCTACCAGACCTCGCTCACCGAGCACGTGTCCCTCGTGATACAGACAGTCAACTCGGGAATGCTGTCTGAGACACTCGACAAGGTCTTTAGGTCCATTCTCAGACCAAAGGACAAATCTCTGCAGGGACCATTCTCTGTCTGCTCCAAACTCGTGGCCAACATGTTTGGGCTCATTGACAACCTGGACTCGGACGATTCCACCGTCCCCTCTGGACGTGATGCATTGAACGTGCTTACGATTTTTGCTAATGCGGACCCCAAGCTCTTCAACTTTGAACAAATTCGCCTCTTGAAGCCACATCTGGCAAGCTTCGCCAAGCCCGAGGAGTTGACCGCTTTCCGAAGTGTGACAGTTATCTATCGGCGAGTGCTTCCCACACTCTCGACTGTCCATTCCGACTTTCTGCTGGAAGTTCGCAAGTTGCTGCTAGGTGCGGTCGGCAAACTCAACTTGCGGGCACCCCTGGATGATTTGATCGCCTGCACCTTGGTCGTCTGCGAGTTGCTAAACGTGTTTGAGCCCCTGGCAAATGCCATGGCATCTAGTCTTGCGGGACTGCAGCGTCTGCGTAGCATGGGCAAGTTGGATGAAAAAACCAGCCTGTATCTCAACGCATACTGCCTTGTCATTGGCATGATTGCAAAGCACTGCGACCTAGACAACTGCCCGGGACCGTTCAAGAAGAAATTCCCCAAATGGCCGGGGGGCTCAGTCGCAAGACTGGCTATCGACACACTGGCGCCGTTCACCGCCCCTTCGCAGCCCCTGGACAGTCGCAGACCAGCCCTCGACGCAATCGGGTTGGCTTGCCAGTCCTGGCCGCGCAACTATGTCATCCCCAAGGTCTATACGGCATTCCAGCAGGTCTTTGACGAGCAGGTACCCAGCCTTGAGAATGCGATCCTCAGATCATTCAGAGAATTCCTCATTATCGAGGAGAAGCGGTCCGAGACGGCAGGACAAGCCCCATcaggcaagaagaaggagttgaCAGTCATGGGAGGAACCAGCTATGATGATGTGGCCAGTGCCACTACGCAGAGATTCTTGAAGGACATCACACGCATTGCGCTCTCAAGCCAGGATGAACATGCGTTTCTCGCCATGGAGGTCCTAGGAAGCATCAACCGACAGGGCTTGACTCATCCCAAGGAAACCGGCGTGACCCTGATAACACTCGAAACGTCTTCGAACCGCAAGATTGCCGAGTTGGCGTGGGAAGAGCACCGGTCTCTGCACGAGAAACATGAGACGGTGCTGGAACGAGAGTATGTCAAGGCAGTTCAGTCCGCCTTTGCTTACCAGCGAGACGTTGTTGGGGAGCCACATGGCGCTACCACGAACCCATTCCAGTCCAAGTTGCACTACTTGATGGAAACGCTCAAGATAAGCAAGATGAAGAACCGCCAGCGCTTCTTGGACAAGCTCTGCGGACAGGTGGACTTTGAACTGGCCAAACTGGACATGTCAGGCGACATCCCAACGCAGATGGTCTATGCACGATTCATCATTGAGAATCTGGCATACTTCGAGTATCAAACGATGGGAGAGCTGCAGACCACGGTTAACgcgatggagaagattcTAACCAGCACGGGTGCCCCGGTGGCTCAAGCCATTGAGTCGGAAGTGTTCAACGTCCGGATGGATGTCGACCAGCCACCGTCGGCTCCAGATGGACCCCCTGGGTTTTCTACAGCGGATTCCATTTCGGTCTCGGCACCTGTTGACGGCCAACCATCAGTTCCACCAGCGCCAGCATTTGCGTTGACAGTCGAGCCAGTCCGTCTTCGGCAGCTTACAACGGCGGCAATTATCCTGTTGTCCATGTGGGAGGTGCGAACATTTATTCGTCGCCTTTTCGGCATGGGCCTCAAGCGACAGGacaccaaggtcaaggcacTGGCCAAAGATCTGAACAAGTCTCCTGTCAAGGTGCAAGGTTTGCATGGAGACAAGGTCTGGGACGAGATTGAGTCTCTGATGAAGGGCCTCCAGGACCAAGAGCACATGATCAAAACATGCTCGGCGTTTGTGGAGCTCCTCAACGTTGACAAAGACCTCAAGGTGGCAGAAGACGCTGGCGAGATGGACCTGGAGCCGGCGACTCCCAGcgcggacgaggacgaggagggcgatgTGATGGCGGATAGAGGACGTAAGCGGAAGGGCGGGTCGACACCAGGAGGACGCAAGAAACGGGCGCGGTCGAGCTCACAGCCTCGAAAACGGGGCCGACCTCGCAAGAACCGAGAGAGCGTCGAGCACGATGTTGAAGCGGACCTTGACGGGGACTGGTTTTAA